In Thiovibrio frasassiensis, one DNA window encodes the following:
- the argS gene encoding arginine--tRNA ligase, whose translation MIKTRLKKLIDDCFTQGIEAGFWSAAAAGGYSLDEPKHAGQGDLATNLAMVVAGKEKKNPRTLAAQLVEMLAPHTDLLERVEIAGPGFVNCYINKSVWQSVLPEVCAQDATFGRSAVGQDKKVLVEFVSANPTGPLSVGHGRQAVLGDAIASLLAATGHQVTREYYYNDAGRQMRVLGESTRARYLEALGLPFTFPEDGYQGQYIRDIAQELIEEQGDALKDEADVLVFKNKAERVIFADINSTLHRLGIVFDNYYNEHSLYENGLVDDVVASLREKGLAYDQDGAVWFKGTEFDLPQDRVIIKSTGEPTYRLPDMAYHREKFKRGFDWMVDIFGSDHIATVPDVLAGVKALGYDPSKVTVVLHQFVTLMRDGQQVKMSTRKANFVTVDELLDEVGVDVARFFFLMRKADSQLEFDLDLATKTSQENPVYYVQYAHARLHSIRRQAEAKGIVLGSLEDAPLGRLTLDDETLLFKAMAGFPALVQSAALDLAPHRLVYFLQDLAAQFHSYYNKHRIVSEDEELSRARLWLAMGLRVVLRNGLALIGVSAPESM comes from the coding sequence ATGATCAAGACACGTCTGAAAAAATTGATAGACGACTGCTTCACCCAGGGAATCGAGGCGGGGTTCTGGTCCGCTGCTGCGGCGGGCGGGTATTCTCTGGACGAGCCCAAGCATGCGGGCCAGGGCGATCTGGCCACCAATCTGGCCATGGTGGTGGCGGGGAAAGAGAAGAAAAACCCTCGGACCCTTGCGGCGCAGCTGGTGGAAATGCTTGCCCCCCACACCGATCTTTTGGAGCGGGTGGAGATCGCCGGGCCGGGCTTTGTCAATTGTTACATCAACAAGTCCGTCTGGCAGTCGGTGCTGCCCGAGGTCTGCGCTCAGGATGCGACCTTCGGCCGAAGCGCGGTCGGGCAAGACAAGAAGGTGCTGGTCGAGTTTGTCAGTGCCAATCCCACCGGCCCATTGAGCGTCGGGCATGGGAGGCAGGCGGTTTTAGGGGACGCCATCGCCAGCCTGCTTGCCGCCACCGGCCATCAGGTTACCAGGGAGTATTATTACAACGATGCCGGCCGCCAGATGCGGGTGTTGGGCGAATCCACTCGCGCCAGATATCTTGAGGCGCTGGGGCTGCCCTTCACCTTTCCGGAAGACGGCTATCAGGGCCAGTATATCCGGGATATCGCCCAGGAGCTCATCGAGGAGCAGGGCGATGCGCTCAAAGATGAAGCCGATGTTCTGGTGTTTAAAAACAAGGCAGAGCGGGTGATCTTTGCCGATATCAACTCCACCTTGCACCGCCTCGGCATTGTTTTTGACAACTACTACAACGAACATTCCCTCTATGAAAACGGGTTGGTGGACGATGTGGTCGCCTCCCTGCGGGAAAAGGGGCTGGCCTATGATCAGGACGGGGCGGTGTGGTTCAAGGGCACCGAGTTTGACCTGCCCCAGGACCGGGTGATCATCAAGTCCACCGGCGAGCCGACCTACCGGCTGCCCGACATGGCCTACCACCGGGAGAAATTTAAGCGCGGCTTCGACTGGATGGTGGACATCTTCGGTTCCGACCATATCGCCACGGTGCCGGATGTCCTGGCCGGGGTCAAGGCGTTGGGCTATGATCCGAGCAAGGTGACCGTGGTCCTGCATCAGTTCGTTACCCTGATGCGCGACGGCCAACAGGTGAAGATGTCCACCCGCAAGGCCAATTTTGTTACGGTGGACGAACTGCTCGATGAGGTGGGCGTGGATGTGGCCCGTTTCTTTTTTCTCATGCGCAAGGCGGACAGCCAGCTGGAGTTTGATCTGGATCTGGCCACCAAGACCAGCCAGGAAAACCCGGTCTACTATGTCCAGTACGCCCATGCCCGTTTGCACAGCATCCGCAGGCAGGCCGAGGCCAAGGGGATTGTCCTGGGGAGTTTGGAGGATGCGCCGCTCGGGCGACTCACCCTGGATGACGAGACCTTGTTGTTTAAGGCCATGGCCGGCTTTCCGGCTCTGGTGCAGAGCGCCGCTCTTGATCTGGCGCCGCACCGGCTGGTTTATTTTCTTCAGGATCTTGCCGCGCAGTTTCATAGCTACTACAATAAGCACCGGATTGTTTCCGAGGATGAGGAGTTGAGCCGGGCCCGTCTTTGGCTGGCCATGGGCTTGCGGGTTGTTTTGCGAAACGGCCTGGCCCTGATCGGGGTGAGTGCCCCTGAATCCATGTAG
- the dsrB gene encoding dissimilatory-type sulfite reductase subunit beta, whose translation MGYDPANPMADRITDIGPPHYEQFFPPVVKKNYGKWLYHEIIQPGVLMHKGESGDECYTVRVGAARLISIELIREICDVADAHCEGFVRWTTRNNVEFMVDSKAKVQPLLDDLKGRGNRFPVGGTGASVSNCVHTQGWIHCHTPATDASGVVKAVMDELFDYFVSHKLPAQVRVALACCLNMCGAVHASDIAILGVHRKPPMIDHDAISGLCELPLAISACPLGAVKPATVKNSAGEDIKSVKVNADRCMYCGNCYTMCPAMPLADPDGDGIAILVGGKVSNSRTMPTFSKLVIPFLPNTPPRWPEVVAAVKNILETYAKDANKYERVGEWAARIGWEKFFEKTGIPFTIKSIDDYRLAYDTWRTSTQFKFTSHIK comes from the coding sequence ATGGGTTACGATCCAGCGAATCCGATGGCCGACAGAATCACAGATATCGGTCCGCCACATTACGAGCAGTTTTTTCCGCCCGTTGTCAAGAAGAACTACGGCAAATGGCTGTACCATGAGATCATTCAGCCCGGCGTTTTGATGCACAAGGGCGAGAGCGGCGACGAGTGCTACACCGTTCGTGTTGGTGCAGCCCGTCTTATCAGTATTGAATTGATCCGTGAGATCTGTGACGTTGCCGATGCGCATTGCGAAGGCTTTGTCCGTTGGACCACTCGGAACAATGTTGAGTTCATGGTTGATTCCAAGGCCAAGGTTCAGCCCCTGTTGGACGATCTGAAGGGCCGTGGGAACCGTTTCCCTGTTGGCGGCACCGGCGCCTCTGTCAGCAACTGCGTACACACCCAGGGCTGGATCCACTGCCATACCCCGGCTACCGACGCTTCCGGCGTTGTTAAGGCCGTTATGGACGAATTGTTCGACTACTTCGTCAGCCACAAGCTGCCGGCTCAGGTTCGTGTTGCCCTGGCTTGCTGCTTGAACATGTGCGGCGCCGTACATGCTTCCGACATCGCTATCCTCGGCGTACATCGTAAACCGCCGATGATCGATCATGATGCGATCAGCGGTCTTTGCGAGCTGCCCTTGGCTATCTCCGCCTGTCCTCTGGGCGCGGTTAAGCCTGCTACCGTGAAGAACAGCGCCGGCGAAGACATCAAGTCCGTAAAGGTTAACGCCGATCGCTGCATGTACTGCGGTAACTGTTACACCATGTGCCCGGCTATGCCTTTGGCAGATCCGGATGGTGACGGTATCGCGATTCTGGTTGGTGGTAAGGTTTCCAACTCCAGGACCATGCCGACGTTCTCCAAGCTGGTTATCCCCTTCCTGCCCAACACTCCGCCGCGTTGGCCGGAGGTTGTTGCCGCAGTAAAGAACATCCTTGAGACCTATGCTAAGGATGCCAACAAGTACGAGCGTGTTGGCGAGTGGGCTGCCCGGATCGGTTGGGAGAAATTCTTCGAAAAGACCGGTATCCCCTTCACCATCAAGTCTATTGATGACTACCGTCTTGCTTATGATACCTGGAGAACCAGCACTCAGTTCAAGTTCACCAGCCATATCAAGTAA
- a CDS encoding tetratricopeptide repeat protein, whose translation MTEPIKPEVKEEKSQAQLDYEAGQEFLKNLEPAQAANAFHNALIAFELEGDDNGIANAADKLGDICAKRGDVEKAMSHYDRAYAICQKHTDRFSLFSIEKKKAKLMYDAKNYEQAVALYLDVLDEYSALRNPQGSVDTLEILAEIYLAQGEKNKAADAYRTAASIHQNFKHSRHAEQFRQKAAEIEKE comes from the coding sequence ATGACTGAACCAATAAAACCGGAAGTAAAAGAAGAAAAAAGCCAGGCCCAACTTGACTACGAGGCAGGCCAGGAATTCCTCAAAAACCTGGAACCGGCCCAAGCGGCAAACGCCTTTCACAACGCCCTCATCGCCTTTGAGCTCGAAGGCGATGACAACGGCATTGCCAATGCGGCGGACAAACTCGGCGATATCTGCGCGAAACGGGGTGACGTGGAAAAAGCCATGAGCCATTACGATCGGGCCTATGCGATCTGCCAGAAACACACGGACCGCTTCAGCCTTTTTTCCATCGAAAAGAAAAAAGCCAAACTGATGTACGACGCCAAGAATTACGAGCAGGCGGTCGCTCTCTATCTTGACGTGCTGGATGAGTACAGCGCCCTGCGAAATCCTCAGGGCTCGGTGGATACCCTGGAGATTCTTGCGGAGATCTATCTGGCGCAAGGGGAAAAAAACAAAGCGGCGGATGCGTACCGGACGGCAGCATCGATCCACCAAAATTTCAAGCACAGCCGCCATGCGGAACAGTTCCGGCAAAAAGCAGCGGAGATCGAGAAAGAGTAA
- a CDS encoding DUF3617 domain-containing protein, protein MNQGMRMGVLVVSAVLALVGSAGAAESIREGKWEFASEMQMEGMVQMPALPPGVTLPPGMAVSTKGNTMHSTMVKCITKDDLLPGSDRKSENTCKTTKMERKGNTLHWSTVCTEGGMKMTGNGVATYSGEVMDSTMTMTTQGQGQSMRQTVKTKGKYLGVCSK, encoded by the coding sequence ATGAATCAGGGAATGCGCATGGGTGTCCTGGTGGTGTCGGCGGTCTTGGCTCTTGTGGGGTCGGCAGGCGCTGCGGAGAGCATCCGCGAAGGAAAGTGGGAGTTTGCCTCCGAGATGCAGATGGAAGGAATGGTGCAGATGCCCGCTTTGCCTCCGGGGGTAACGCTGCCTCCGGGAATGGCGGTATCCACCAAGGGAAATACCATGCATTCGACCATGGTGAAATGCATCACCAAAGACGATCTGCTTCCTGGTTCAGACCGGAAAAGCGAGAATACCTGCAAGACAACCAAGATGGAGCGGAAGGGCAATACCCTCCACTGGAGCACCGTCTGCACGGAGGGCGGGATGAAGATGACGGGAAACGGGGTCGCCACTTACAGCGGCGAGGTCATGGACAGCACCATGACCATGACCACCCAGGGCCAGGGGCAGTCCATGCGGCAGACCGTGAAAACCAAGGGGAAATATCTGGGGGTGTGCAGCAAATAG
- the alr gene encoding alanine racemase: MEIDRAALRHNFRQVRKLVGPSLGILAVVKADAYGHGLIPAAQAFAEAGATAFGVAEIEEGVRLRQAGITGQIVVMLGVDRQGAAEAVAHALTPVVYTLDALEALGAQAAKAGCLQGVQIKVDVGMGRLGLLPHELEPFLAALRRFPKLYLSGIASHFPKADVEGDGLTEKQYGLFQELLTRVQGDGQGRINHIANSATLLRYPGMRCDMVRPGISLYGCYPADWLSQASALELKPAMRFTTRVLQVKEIPAGQGISYGHRYVTEHSTRLAVLPVGYDDGYLRRMAGKAEVLLSGQRAPVRGMICMNACMADVTDIPGVKAGDEAVLLGGQGAGEIRAEEIARWSDTINYEILCLFGSCNRQVHVDSEESTRQSVG; the protein is encoded by the coding sequence GTGGAGATTGATCGTGCCGCCCTGCGCCATAATTTCCGGCAGGTGCGAAAACTGGTCGGCCCGTCGTTGGGCATTTTGGCCGTGGTCAAGGCCGATGCTTATGGACATGGCCTTATTCCGGCGGCCCAGGCCTTTGCCGAGGCAGGGGCCACCGCCTTTGGCGTGGCCGAAATCGAAGAGGGGGTGCGTTTGCGGCAGGCCGGGATAACCGGACAGATCGTGGTCATGCTCGGGGTTGACCGCCAGGGGGCAGCGGAGGCGGTGGCCCATGCCCTCACCCCGGTGGTCTATACCCTGGACGCTCTGGAAGCGCTTGGCGCGCAGGCGGCAAAGGCTGGTTGCCTCCAAGGGGTGCAGATAAAAGTCGATGTCGGCATGGGGCGACTTGGTCTTCTTCCCCACGAACTTGAACCGTTTCTTGCCGCCTTGCGCCGGTTTCCCAAGCTCTATCTTTCCGGGATCGCCAGCCATTTCCCCAAGGCGGATGTGGAAGGCGACGGGCTTACGGAAAAACAGTATGGACTCTTTCAAGAGCTCTTGACCCGGGTGCAAGGGGATGGCCAAGGGCGGATCAATCATATTGCCAATTCGGCCACCCTGTTGCGTTATCCCGGGATGCGTTGCGATATGGTACGGCCGGGTATTTCTCTCTATGGCTGTTATCCAGCGGATTGGCTGAGCCAGGCTTCCGCCCTGGAGCTGAAGCCGGCCATGCGCTTTACCACCAGGGTGCTGCAGGTCAAGGAGATCCCTGCGGGGCAGGGGATCAGCTATGGGCACCGGTATGTGACCGAGCATTCCACGCGCTTGGCGGTTTTGCCGGTGGGCTACGATGACGGCTATCTGCGGCGGATGGCGGGCAAGGCCGAGGTCTTGCTTTCTGGGCAACGGGCTCCGGTCCGGGGCATGATCTGCATGAATGCCTGCATGGCCGATGTGACGGATATTCCCGGGGTCAAAGCCGGGGACGAAGCGGTGCTCCTCGGGGGGCAGGGGGCGGGGGAGATCAGGGCCGAGGAGATCGCCCGGTGGTCCGATACTATAAACTATGAAATCCTCTGTCTTTTCGGTTCCTGCAACCGGCAGGTCCATGTTGACAGTGAAGAATCCACAAGACAGTCCGTTGGTTGA
- a CDS encoding YkgJ family cysteine cluster protein: protein MHNDLHTLFAAIDQAFKTVSQVHPEAINCQKGCADCCQAVFDVSLVEAANLLAQVQQQAPGVQERIVGAAREARQGWEQMIASHLDPGMARIRCPLLDDAGCCLCYEARPVNCRTYGIPTEIDGKGHVCGLSRFEPGKSYPTVKLAPLQRILRDLSVHLAGEEMGAGRWPIAAVILEQQVFKVFVASFTPAAEK from the coding sequence ATGCACAACGATTTGCACACCCTCTTTGCCGCCATTGATCAGGCATTCAAGACCGTGAGTCAGGTCCATCCCGAGGCGATCAACTGCCAAAAAGGGTGCGCGGATTGTTGCCAGGCAGTGTTTGATGTGTCTCTAGTAGAGGCGGCCAATCTTCTCGCCCAGGTGCAACAGCAGGCCCCAGGGGTGCAGGAACGGATTGTTGGGGCGGCGCGAGAAGCCAGGCAGGGTTGGGAGCAAATGATCGCTTCGCATCTTGATCCGGGCATGGCCCGGATCCGATGTCCGCTTCTTGATGATGCAGGATGCTGTCTCTGCTATGAGGCACGTCCCGTCAACTGCCGCACTTATGGAATTCCTACGGAAATTGACGGCAAGGGACATGTTTGCGGGCTTTCCCGATTCGAGCCGGGCAAGTCCTATCCTACGGTCAAGCTTGCTCCCCTGCAGCGGATACTCCGCGATCTTTCCGTGCACTTGGCAGGAGAAGAAATGGGGGCAGGGCGTTGGCCCATCGCGGCAGTGATCCTTGAGCAGCAAGTATTCAAGGTCTTTGTCGCCAGTTTCACTCCTGCCGCGGAAAAATAA
- a CDS encoding ATP-binding protein: MWQIDIDKDKCAGDAECVNACPAQVYEMVDGKAEAVNADECLGCETCVEVCPEGAITVTEV; this comes from the coding sequence ATGTGGCAGATTGACATTGACAAGGACAAATGCGCCGGTGATGCAGAGTGCGTAAACGCTTGCCCCGCTCAGGTTTATGAGATGGTTGACGGCAAGGCTGAAGCTGTGAATGCAGACGAATGCCTTGGCTGTGAGACCTGTGTAGAGGTTTGCCCCGAGGGTGCTATCACCGTCACCGAGGTGTAA
- a CDS encoding dissimilatory sulfite reductase D family protein has protein sequence MALSKDELKAAILEKALSGPKAQLYVKDFYACDPDAKPREVKNAANDLVKEGKMDFWSSGSTTMYAAKGRAKDEEHR, from the coding sequence ATGGCATTAAGCAAAGATGAGTTGAAAGCAGCCATCCTTGAAAAAGCGCTGAGTGGTCCCAAGGCCCAGCTCTATGTTAAGGATTTTTATGCCTGTGATCCCGACGCCAAGCCCCGTGAAGTAAAGAACGCGGCCAACGATCTGGTTAAGGAAGGCAAGATGGACTTCTGGTCCAGCGGCAGTACCACCATGTATGCTGCAAAAGGCCGGGCCAAAGACGAAGAGCATCGCTAG
- a CDS encoding cobyrinate a,c-diamide synthase: MVFCARDKDDGLAGQMTTTGGKGVAAEQGWAAKGLVVAGLGGGAGKSVVAVGLAAAFAGQGRQVVPFKKGPDYIDAGWLALAAGYPCYNLDPFLMSPEALHRSFRTHVYGRELVIIEGNRGLYDGVDAEGTFSTAELAKTLGLPVLLVVDCTKTTRTMAALVLGCQRFDPEVKIGGVILNRVGTARHEAIVRQAVEHYTGIPVLGAMPRSKEDAFPQRHLGITPCPEHAGAEAAVQVLADKATRYLDLAGIETMMAPCASAPETRPSELAGAEKSVRIGILKDAAFQFYYAENLEALSRCGAQLVEINALTAPELPRLDGLYIGGGFPETSARELSANVSFRTALKKAAEAGLPIYAECGGLIYLGESMVLAGEDFPLVGLFPVRFGLMKKPQAHGYTVLVSEGENPYYPEGTEIKGHEFRYSRVEEWTGEVAELALRMERGVGFAGGRDGLVFKNVLALYTHIHALGMTSWAPALVGKAREYRAQV; encoded by the coding sequence ATGGTTTTCTGTGCCCGGGATAAAGACGATGGGTTGGCAGGGCAGATGACGACTACGGGAGGGAAAGGCGTGGCCGCAGAGCAAGGATGGGCAGCAAAAGGGTTGGTGGTGGCCGGCCTGGGGGGCGGTGCCGGAAAAAGCGTAGTCGCGGTTGGCTTGGCCGCCGCCTTTGCCGGGCAGGGTCGGCAGGTGGTGCCCTTCAAAAAAGGGCCGGACTATATAGATGCCGGCTGGCTTGCCCTGGCCGCCGGATATCCCTGCTACAATCTTGATCCCTTTCTGATGAGTCCCGAGGCGCTGCATCGTTCTTTCCGCACGCATGTTTACGGGCGGGAGCTGGTCATTATCGAGGGGAACCGTGGCCTCTATGACGGGGTTGATGCCGAAGGAACCTTCAGCACGGCCGAGCTAGCCAAGACTTTGGGTTTGCCGGTACTGCTGGTGGTTGACTGCACCAAGACCACCCGCACCATGGCGGCCTTAGTGCTTGGCTGTCAGCGCTTTGATCCGGAGGTGAAGATCGGCGGGGTGATTTTAAACCGGGTCGGTACGGCGCGGCACGAGGCCATTGTTCGGCAGGCGGTGGAACACTACACCGGGATCCCGGTCCTGGGCGCCATGCCGCGATCCAAGGAAGATGCCTTTCCGCAGCGGCATCTTGGTATAACCCCTTGCCCCGAGCATGCGGGAGCCGAGGCCGCTGTGCAGGTCCTCGCCGACAAAGCAACGCGGTATTTGGATCTGGCGGGAATAGAAACAATGATGGCCCCCTGCGCCAGTGCGCCGGAAACGAGGCCCTCGGAGCTGGCTGGGGCAGAAAAATCGGTACGGATCGGTATTCTCAAGGATGCGGCTTTTCAGTTTTACTATGCGGAAAACCTGGAGGCGCTGAGCCGGTGCGGCGCACAGTTGGTGGAGATCAATGCCCTCACCGCGCCGGAACTGCCGAGGCTTGATGGCCTGTATATCGGTGGGGGCTTTCCTGAAACCAGCGCAAGGGAGCTTTCCGCCAATGTCTCCTTCCGAACCGCTCTAAAAAAGGCGGCCGAAGCCGGGCTGCCCATCTACGCCGAGTGCGGCGGCCTGATTTATCTTGGCGAGTCCATGGTGCTCGCGGGCGAGGACTTTCCCCTGGTGGGTCTTTTTCCGGTGCGGTTCGGGCTGATGAAAAAGCCCCAGGCCCATGGCTATACCGTGCTGGTGAGCGAGGGAGAAAACCCCTATTATCCCGAGGGGACCGAGATCAAGGGGCATGAATTTCGCTACAGTCGGGTGGAAGAGTGGACCGGGGAGGTCGCCGAGCTTGCCCTGCGGATGGAACGCGGGGTGGGGTTTGCCGGTGGCCGGGATGGCTTGGTGTTTAAGAATGTCCTGGCGCTCTATACCCATATCCACGCCCTGGGGATGACCTCCTGGGCCCCGGCCCTGGTGGGCAAGGCGCGGGAATATCGTGCCCAGGTGTGA
- a CDS encoding DVU0298 family protein, with protein MAKEAQIKVRPWCPFCGQDVGRPKEPEQRKLDEFTVGECQCGATYTCDPTGFNVGAAMVEAIVHACDDNWDLAWELMPDEDYLTGRIDNYDEQNHQVYETKNVDGRKVAGVLYFVRLNRELATLANRLHTDKNAKDIAQLEEDPTSDIPPMEPARDPKRKKKRADKLTVTRMVADQDIDGLVDLAFDDLKTLRFIQRLLYDPDEGKRWQHAHVLGQVCRRLSTRQPGAVSDLLHRLFEACSDSAAAHWGLVESIGSIIAARADIYGAFARHLLMHRGVPTTRVQVLWALGTLAEKRPDIVRATPFYSLFPFVNHPEAITRGHAVRLFGRITATEVKSEIEKLTGDEAELTIYEQGQPIRITVAELAKEALARLHRAREPKND; from the coding sequence ATGGCAAAAGAAGCGCAGATAAAGGTCCGTCCCTGGTGCCCGTTTTGCGGCCAGGATGTGGGCCGACCCAAAGAACCGGAACAACGCAAGCTGGACGAATTCACCGTGGGCGAGTGCCAATGCGGCGCAACCTACACCTGTGACCCAACCGGCTTTAATGTGGGCGCAGCCATGGTCGAGGCCATAGTCCACGCCTGCGACGACAACTGGGATCTGGCCTGGGAGCTGATGCCCGACGAGGATTACCTTACGGGCCGGATTGATAACTACGACGAACAGAACCATCAGGTATACGAAACCAAGAATGTTGATGGCCGCAAGGTGGCAGGGGTTCTCTATTTTGTCCGCCTTAATCGGGAGCTGGCCACGCTGGCCAACCGTCTGCACACGGACAAGAATGCCAAGGACATCGCTCAGCTCGAAGAAGATCCGACAAGCGATATCCCGCCCATGGAGCCGGCCCGCGATCCAAAACGCAAGAAAAAACGAGCCGACAAGCTCACCGTCACCCGGATGGTTGCGGATCAGGACATAGACGGCCTGGTTGACCTGGCTTTCGATGACCTCAAGACCCTGCGTTTTATTCAACGGCTGCTCTATGACCCGGACGAGGGAAAACGCTGGCAACACGCCCATGTCTTGGGTCAGGTCTGTCGGCGGCTCTCCACCCGCCAGCCCGGAGCGGTCAGCGACCTGCTGCACCGGCTGTTCGAGGCCTGTTCCGATTCAGCCGCCGCCCACTGGGGGCTGGTGGAATCCATCGGTTCAATCATCGCGGCGCGGGCGGACATTTATGGCGCCTTTGCCAGACATCTCCTTATGCACCGCGGGGTTCCCACCACCAGGGTGCAGGTGTTGTGGGCCTTGGGCACCCTGGCGGAAAAACGTCCCGACATAGTCCGCGCCACCCCGTTTTACAGTCTGTTTCCCTTTGTCAACCACCCCGAAGCGATCACCAGGGGGCACGCGGTCCGTCTTTTTGGCCGGATTACCGCCACCGAGGTGAAAAGTGAGATTGAGAAACTAACCGGCGACGAAGCCGAATTAACCATTTATGAGCAGGGGCAACCCATACGCATTACCGTGGCGGAACTTGCCAAGGAAGCACTCGCCCGGCTGCACAGAGCAAGAGAGCCCAAAAATGACTGA
- a CDS encoding SPOR domain-containing protein, producing MAAGQKKGRFVVRFELGLLGMFSLTLVTGCIFFWMFIIGIWAGQTILQPTPGEVTSPLAKLAGVLQPGKPAAVEPAVPSGQKADVASEAGPPSAAPPASETEWAEAEPSVFALQVAAVRDQERAQQDVAQWRGRGYDAFSVPPEDQDDPFIRIYVGKFDKLAEANQLLAKLEKEEKVKAYIALLPASRLQAP from the coding sequence ATGGCTGCAGGGCAAAAGAAAGGCAGATTTGTTGTTCGTTTTGAACTGGGCTTGTTGGGGATGTTTAGCCTGACCTTGGTGACCGGCTGTATTTTTTTCTGGATGTTCATCATCGGCATCTGGGCCGGGCAGACCATCCTGCAGCCGACCCCGGGCGAAGTGACCTCCCCGCTGGCGAAACTGGCCGGGGTTCTCCAGCCGGGAAAGCCGGCCGCTGTTGAGCCCGCCGTTCCTTCCGGGCAGAAGGCAGACGTGGCGTCGGAAGCGGGTCCGCCGTCGGCAGCACCCCCGGCATCGGAAACGGAATGGGCCGAGGCCGAGCCTTCTGTCTTTGCCTTGCAGGTTGCCGCGGTTCGCGACCAGGAACGGGCGCAACAGGATGTGGCCCAGTGGCGCGGCCGAGGCTACGATGCTTTTTCCGTGCCGCCCGAGGATCAGGATGATCCGTTTATCCGGATCTATGTGGGCAAGTTCGATAAGCTGGCCGAGGCCAATCAGCTTCTTGCCAAGCTGGAAAAAGAGGAAAAGGTCAAGGCCTATATCGCCCTCTTGCCAGCCTCCCGGCTTCAGGCCCCCTGA
- a CDS encoding tetratricopeptide repeat protein has protein sequence MSAQQEDLSKIIEELEQKCVELPDNIVAHHHLALVYRKAGRTDDAMRSLERCLEIDPHAVEALINIGAMHFEQGELDKALAANQAAVQVNPALAQPHNNIGLIWQQKGEADKAIEAYTMATMNDPKMHMAWINLASAQVMAGNFDLAVKAAKEAVKLEPDFAMAHNNLAVAHFYNKDYTSAKKSLAKAKELGYAVDPRLVEAIENEI, from the coding sequence ATGTCTGCCCAACAGGAAGACCTGAGCAAGATCATTGAAGAACTGGAACAAAAATGCGTTGAACTCCCGGACAACATCGTGGCCCATCACCATCTGGCCCTGGTCTACCGAAAGGCAGGCAGAACAGACGATGCCATGCGTTCGTTGGAAAGATGCCTGGAGATCGACCCCCACGCGGTGGAAGCCCTGATCAACATCGGGGCCATGCATTTTGAACAGGGCGAACTGGACAAGGCGCTGGCCGCAAACCAGGCCGCGGTGCAGGTCAATCCGGCCCTGGCCCAGCCCCACAACAATATCGGCCTCATCTGGCAACAGAAGGGTGAAGCCGACAAGGCCATCGAGGCCTATACCATGGCCACGATGAACGACCCGAAAATGCACATGGCCTGGATTAATCTGGCCTCGGCCCAGGTCATGGCCGGCAATTTCGATCTTGCGGTCAAGGCCGCCAAGGAAGCGGTGAAGCTTGAACCGGACTTTGCCATGGCCCACAATAATCTCGCGGTGGCTCATTTTTACAACAAGGACTACACGTCGGCGAAAAAGTCACTCGCCAAGGCGAAGGAACTCGGCTATGCGGTTGACCCGCGCCTGGTCGAGGCCATCGAGAACGAGATCTAA